The following coding sequences lie in one Arachis ipaensis cultivar K30076 chromosome B03, Araip1.1, whole genome shotgun sequence genomic window:
- the LOC107634046 gene encoding uncharacterized protein LOC107634046, with protein sequence MEHSKPVPTPIVEKFKLLREDKGRAVNPTYYKSLIGSLRYLTTIRPYIVFGVSLLSRFMEEPYTNHLQTAKQILRYNKGTLNDGIYYENTNEVNLIGYTDNDWAGDKTRKSTSEFAFHLGSGAISWSSKKQPLVTLSTT encoded by the coding sequence aTGGAGCACTCAAAACCAGTTCCTACTCCGATCGTAGAGAAGTTCAAGTTGCTGAGAGAAGATAAAGGAAGAGCAGTAAATCCTACATATTACAAAAGCTTGAttggaagtctgaggtacttaACTACAATCAGACCATATATTGTGTTTGGAGTTAGTTTGCTTAGCAGATTTATGGAGGAGCCTTATACCAACCATTTGCAAACTGCAAAACAGATTCTTCGATATAACAAAGGTACTTTAAATGATGGTATTTATTATGAAAATACTAATGAAGTGAATCTTATCGGTTACACTGATAATGATTGGGCTggagataaaacaagaaaaagtacTTCGGAATTTGCATTTCATCTTGGTTCTGGTGCAATTTCATGGTCATCAAAGAAACAACCACTAGTAACACTCTCTACAACATAA
- the LOC107634832 gene encoding WAT1-related protein At3g30340-like: protein MKTSEEWKPFMVMIAIDFSSTIVNILLKKVLEEGMDHLVFITYRLSISTIFLVPISYFWERNGRPRLTFRILCYLFFSAIVGASVTQYFFLLGIQYTSATFACAFVNMVPVITFIMALPFGLETLNIKCNSGKAKILGTLVCVGGALLLTLYKGKPLFDVSHYESAAASTGVRSAMKQRSSPPTRIIEKWTIGVIALILGTLFWSSWFILQSTIGKLYPCRYSSTAIMTLFGAIQSAILALSTGRDLSMWIPNGRIQILTVLYSGMVGSGLCYVGMSWCVKKRGPVFTAAFSPLVQIMSAMIDIPVLHEQLHLGSVLGSMLVMVGLYILLWGKSKDNQNRVTNLVEEGGNKEQVPPPQTTRHVAITCDTRSN from the exons ATGAAGACTTCTGAGGAATGGAAACCTTTTATGGTAATGATAGCAATTGATTTTTCTTCCACCATAGTGAACATTCTTCTAAAGAAAGTTCTTGAGGAAGGGATGGACCATTTGGTGTTTATCACATACCGTTTGTCAATTTCAACCATTTTCCTAGTCCCTATCAGCTACTTTTGGGAAAG AAACGGAAGACCAAGGCTCACATTTAGAATTTTGTGTTACCTTTTCTTCAGTGCCATTGTTGG GGCATCAGTCACACAGTACTTCTTCCTTCTTGGGATCCAATACACCTCTGCTACCTTTGCTTGTGCCTTTGTCAATATGGTACCTGTGATCACATTCATTATGGCATTGCCATTTGG ATTAGAGACTCTGAACATCAAATGTAACAGTGGGAAAGCCAAGATTCTTGGTACACTGGTGTGTGTAGGAGGGGCATTGTTGTTGACACTTTATAAAGGAAAGCCCTTGTTTGATGTTTCTCACTATGAGTCTGCAGCAGCATCAACAGGCGTGAGATCTGCAATGAAGCAACGTTCTTCTCCACCTACTAGAATCATTGAGAAATGGACCATTGGTGTAATAGCTTTGATTCTGGGAACACTGTTTTGGTCTTCATGGTTTATCTTGCAATCAACTATAGGGAAGCTCTATCCATGCCGGTATTCTAGCACAGCCATCATGACTTTGTTTGGAGCCATTCAATCAGCCATCCTTGCTTTGTCCACTGGCAGAGACTTGTCCATGTGGATCCCCAATGGCAGGATACAAATACTCACTGTTCTCTATTCT GGCATGGTTGGGTCAGGGTTGTGCTATGTGGGGATGTCATGGTGTGTTAAAAAGAGGGGTCCTGTGTTTACTGCAGCATTTAGCCCTCTTGTTCAGATAATGTCAGCCATGATTGATATCCCAGTCTTGCATGAGCAGCTCCATCTTGGAAG TGTGTTGGGATCCATGCTGGTAATGGTGGGATTGTATATTCTTCTGTGGGGTAAGAGCAAGGATAATCAGAATCGTGTGACAAATTTAGTAGAAGAAGGTGGAAACAAGGAACAAGTCCCTCCCCCACAAACAACACGACATGTTGCTATAACCTGCGATACACGCTCTAACTGA